The stretch of DNA acaagcgatgtgcagcgcagcagcggggtctccaggcacagcggcacggccggcaggtcacagtcgcacctagtgacacgagcgatgtgtagcgcagcagcggggtctccaggcacagcggcacggccggcaggtcacagtcacacctagtgacacaagcgatgtgcagcgcagctgcggggtctccaggcacggccggcaggtcacagtcacacctagtgacacaagcgatgtgcagcgcagctgcggggtctccaggcacagcggcgcggccggcaggtcacagtcgcacctAGTGACACGAGCGAGGTGCAGAGCAGCAGCGAggtctccaggcacagcggcaTGGCCGGCAGGGCACAGTCGCACCTAGTGACACAAGCGATGTGCAGCGcagcagcggggtctccaggcacagcggcacggccggcaggtcacagtcgcacctAGTGACACAAGCGATGCGCAGCAGCGAGGTCTCCAGGCACAGCGGcgcggccggcaggtcacagtcgcacctAGTGACACGAGCGAGGTGCAGAGCAGCAGCGGGGTCTCCAGTCACAGTCGCACCTAGTGACACGAGCGATGTGCAGCGCAGCAGCGAggtctccaggcacagcggcacggccggcagggcacagtcgcacctagtgacacaagcgatgtgcagcgcagcagcggggtctccaggcacagcggcacggccggcaggtcacagtcgcacctAGTGACACAAGCGATGCGCAGCAGCGAGGTCTCCAGGCACAGCGGcgcggccggcaggtcacagtcgcacctAGTGACACAAGCGATGCGCAGCAGCGAGGTCTCCAGGCACAGCGGcgcggccggcaggtcacagtcgcacctAGTGACACGAGCGAGGTGCAGAGCAGCAGCGGGGTCTCCAGTCACAGTCGCACCTAGTGACACGAGCGATGTGCAGCGCAGCAGCGAGGTCTCCAGGCACAGCagcacggccggcaggtcacagtcacacctagtgacacaagcgatgtgcagcgcagcagcggggtctccaggcacggccggcaggtcacagtcgcacctagtgacacgagcgatgtgcagcgcagcagcgaggtctccaggcacagcggcacggccggcaggtcacagtcgcacctagtgacacgagcgatgtgcagcgcagcagcggggtctccaggcacagcggcacggccggcaggtcacagtcgcacctagtgacacaagcgatgtgcagcgcagcagcggggtctccaggcacggccggcaggtcacagtcgcacctagtgacacgagcgatgtgcagcgcagcagcgaggtctccaggcacagcggcacggccggcaggtcacagtcgcacctAGTGACACGAGCGATGTGTAGTGCAGCAGCGAGGTCTCCAGGCACAGCAGCACGGCCGGCAGGGCACAGTCGCACCTAGTGACACAAGCGATGTGCAGCGcagcagcggggtctccaggcacggccggcaggtcacagtcgcacctAGTGATACAAGCGAGGTGCAGAGCAGCAGCGAGGTCATCAGGCACAGTGacacggccggcaggtcacagtcgcacTTACTGATACGAGCGATGTGAATGAGTTTTTGATATCAACCATCTATTGTAAATAAAATCAGAAATGTGAAGCTAATCGGTCCATCCTGCAGATTTCACCCTTTAGGATCAACCTCACTGTTGGGGTCCAACACTCGGGAGTCCCACTGATCTGTGTGCACAGAGCCAGGACTGTACAGCTCCACACACAGTGTACTGGCcgctctcagtactgcagctcacgTCACATTCATTTCAATAGGAACGCAGCTGCAGTACAGAAAATGGCCTCTACAGAGTGTACGGCGCCACGCTGTTCTGGTTGTGTACATCCAGTTATCACCAGGACTGCTAACAGCGGATCTTGGGCGTGTCATATGTCGGACCACCGACTATTCTGAAGTTAGCGGACAACCATCTTAGCAATTATTGATCAGTAGTGAGCTTGTGCTGGGAGGCATGGCTTCATTACTGCATTCTAGTTGTGTGTAGAAATCTGCCGGCCGTCAGTCACTGTTAGGATCAGGTGGATGATGAATGTTTCCCTGCTTTGGTCCTTGTGGGATCAGGCGGACATTGTGCTCCCAGGCTCTGATCTTGTGTCCTCTCCCCAGCAGAAGACGCCGTCTCTCAGAAAGGACTCGTTCCTCCTGCTGCAGTGATGGTGACAGAAGCGCAGGCCGCAGTAGTGAAGCCGACAGGTAAGATCTGGGGCTTCATCCCCCCCCGTCCCTCTCAGCACACGGTGTCTGTGAACGATCAGCTGAtgttttccttccacaggtggattGTGCCTGCTCGGAGCGTACACAGACAGTGACGATGAGGATGGAGACACTACAGACAAACCCGTATCTGTGCCCAGCACTAAAGGAAACAGCTCTGCTGATATTGACAGCACCTTGGCCAATTTCATGGCGGTGAGGACGTAAACTTAAGGTTCTTGATCCCCCTCTAATCATGTGCAGGAAGGGCTGTGCATTGTTTATTAATGGGGAGAAGGGAGGAAAGTCCTGCTAGACCCCTACAAGTACCAAGACTGGGTATCTTGAGATCCGACATGCCCAGTCCTGTTCTACATCTTCTGATAATGGTGTGAAGGGGCCTCCCGTTGACCCAACACACATTGTTGGCTGACTGACTTCAGATTTATGGCATTTCCTTTGCATAGACTATAACTGTCTGCGCTTTAGTTCAGTTTTTCAGAAACGGTGACAATAACAGTAGCAGATTTGCCGCAATGTGTCAGTGCAGGGAACTTTAAGCCTGGAGCCACAAATAAAGGAGACCCCATTGGTACATGTGGAAAACTCTGTTGTGTCGGCCTCTGTTCAGAGCAGCTGTTGGGAGTTTTTGCAGAAGAGGGAATGAACATTTCTGCAAGTAGCTTTATTGTTTGTCTTCAAACTGACGGAGCCTGACCGACTTCTATATTTGGGGTCTGTATTTGGTGCAGTATTTGGGGCCCCAGTAATGTCCGACATACCATGGATCAGACGGCTTTCAGCGGCTCCTGAATTTACGCAATAATAACGTTTCCGTTTATGAGCAGCCGAGATCTCGGAAAATGAGTAATTAACACTTCCCTTCCTGGTGCAGGCGATTAAAGCGAAGGGCGAAGCATTGATTGTTTTCTTCCTCAGGAAATTGATGCGATCACTGCTCCTGATGGAAGCTCTGTGTCCACATCTGCCGTCCCCCCACCGACTCCTCCGAAACCGGATCCAAAGGATTCCCATGGTTCCACCTCCGCTGCTCACAATGGTTCAGGTCCCAGTGCGTCCGGGGATTTGTGGCATTACGACACGCAGTGCTCTCTGGCGGGAGGTGAGTGAGCGAGCGCTCGCAGATCATAAGGGAATCAACGCTTGTTCAGTCGGCAGCGATCCCTCCCGATACCGCTGCACCCCAGTGATGTATATGAACCTTACCTGGACGGGAGTGAGGATTGGGTGAATGCCGGATCTGCCATTTTTTTGGCACACTGCCTTTAAGGGCTATTCCCTTTTTCTTACATTTTATGGGATACGTACAGGATTTGCTATTAATATATAGTACATGCAGAACCCACCAATGGGAACTGTGTGATCTGCACGTACTGTACACTATGATTAGGGTTATCCTGTGGATGTGCCATAAATGGAGGGGATGGCAGTACCCCTTTAATCGTGCACGCTCGTCCTGGGCCCCTAAGTGCGATGCATTAATGAGTCGTCCATACTTGTCTTTCAGTTGGAGTTGACATGGGAGATTGGCAGGAAGTGTGGGATGAAAATACTGGATGTTATTACTACTGGAACACGGAGAGCAATGAAGTCACCTGGGAGCTGCCTCCGAGCCTGGCGTCACAGGTGCAGGGCGTGCAAGGACATGGCAGCAGGTAAGGCACGCCTAATCTTCATCCTTCCATGGCTGGACTGCGGGGTAGTAACAGATGACCGTGATTTACAGCATCGAGGCTCCTGCGATATCGGCTGCAGTCACCACAGATTCCCTACCGGACGTTAAGGACGAGGCTGCATCCGTGCCGGCGGTGTCCGGTGCTGTCAGCGCTCCAGTGCTTCTGAAGAGGGAGGCTAAGAAGGTAAGAAAATCTCTGCTCCAGCTGAAGACTCTAATTAGATGAGAAATTAGTGGGGTCTGACTGAGGAGAGTGGGGGGCTGCACATCTGTCTTCTCAGTGGTAGAGCCAAGAACATCTGCGAGAAGTCTCTGCTCAGATTCAGGACTACGCTTGGTCACATTGATCTTTGTGGGGGGGTTTTGGCACATGTTCTGCTGCTAAGTGTGAATGTGGGGGTCCGGAGGTCCTACCTCTACCTGACCTGCTTATAATATGGGCGATGACTGGGTAATAAAAGAAATACAAATATAATTTCTTGGTTGCTTCATTGGGGGACTGTCCCCCCAACTAAGGCTGCATGAAATATTTTATGTACTAAAAATCCTCTCCCATGATTCGCAGCCTGAAGTCGGGGTCCCCTTTAGAAAATGGGGTTCTTTTGTGTTTTAGGAAGTGAACGAAGCTGTTCAGGCCCTTTCCAATAAGGAGGAGGAGAAGCTCGGGGTGGCTGCGTCGCTCCTGGCaccacttctgccagatgacgtgaAGGAGGAAGAGGAACGCTGGCGGAAGAAGGTCATCTGTAAGGAATACTTGGTGGAAGCCGCGTCCGAGGACGAGGAGGACATGGCCACCGCCTGTACTGATGGAGAACCTGCTGCCGACAACCAGGCCCAGGATGACATCTGCAGCACCGTCCAGTCTGGAGAGAGTGAAGAAGAGACTGAGGAGCAGGACACACTGGAGCTGGAGCGGGTGCTGGAGAGAAAAAGGGTTCGGGATTTGTCACTTGTCCTGAATGTTGTCCCCGCGGTGCTTAAATATCAGCTATAAATGGCTCCCGCAGAGGTTTCCTCATAAATAGAAGCTTTTAGTTAATGTGAGACCTGAGATTCGTGCTTATGTTGGAGCATTATATCCGCAGGTCTCCAGGATACGAGACCTGCAGATACTAATACGTGGTAATATAAGAGCCTTATAATGAGGAGAGACTGTGTGGAATTTGTCATGAAGCACGCTGCCCCTTTAAATAAGCATTTGTGTCTTGTCCTGCAGATTCAGTAGTAACTAGAGATTCAGCATGCTGTATCATGGACTATATGGGCCGCATACGACTTATGTGACTGTTGCTAGTGTCCGTCATATTGGATGATGTGCCTTTAAATAATTTTGGCGACTCTTTATTTCTCTTGCCAGGCTGAGCTGAGAGCCCTGGAGGAGGGGGACGTCAGCGTGTCCGGATCCAGTCCACGCTCAGACTTCAGTCAGACCGACGAAGCCCAAAAGGCCAAACCTCCCATCAGCAAGTGGAAAGTGTTTGTGCCCGTGGCCAGCCCCAGCTCAAGCCGCAGCTCCAGCAAAACCGGGCGAGACACTCCTGAGACGGGTGAGCGGCTGTAACCATCATCCACTTCTGCCTGTACGGGCGCTGCGGGACTTTGGGGGTAACTCGGCCTTTTTATATTCCCAGAAATGGGGGCCGAAGCCGCAGAATGTCCGCCCCCTGCGAAGGAGCCCGAGGGTGAAAGTGTGAAGACCAAGCCAAAGcttgaggaagaagaggaggacctGAAGGTAATGTCGTCTGGTGGAAAACCTCGCTGCcattataggggttgtccaggGATAGAAAACATGGCGGCGTTATTGGAATAACAGCACCACCTGTATCCAGCCTGTGTGGGATCGTAGCTCAGGCTGCAGCTGTGCTGCTCTTTTTAGAAGAAAGCCGCCATGTTTTTGTCCACTATGGATCGATTCCCCATCCCCCTCCTCCATTAGAGTATATGGCATGAATGAGGGAAGGGTCGGGGCACAAAGCGGCTGAAATAAATAATACGGTGTTTCCGCTAAACGAAAAATGACGTCTTCAATCTCTGCGTATTGCGTAAAAGAAGCCGCCAGGTCTGGGAACGCTGCGTCCGCGTGATCCTCGGGGCCACACAGGGGCCCTCCGCCTAGTACACGAATGTGCCGGACTGTACCGTTTGCTGCTCTTCACTCTTATACAGGGGTCCTGAGCGAGGGTCTTCCCTCCGATATCCATGCGCGGTAGCGGAGCGCTGCCTCCCTTGCTCTGCGGAGCTCGTTCTTCCTCCTTTTTATATTTTCTTccctctcttcagttccagattgGAGAACTCGCAAACAACCTGATCAGCAAGTTGGAATTTTTGGGCATCAACAGACAGAATGTGTCCAATTTCCACGTCCTGCTCTTTCAGACTGAGGTGAGTGGTTTTTtgcaggatttttttgcagcccccccccccccccccgtcgccaTCCCCCGGTCTTCTTCTGATAGATATCTTTGGCGTGTTCGTTGCTTTTTCAGACCCGAATCTCAGACTGGCGGGAGGGCGCCCTCAGCGGAAGCTACTTGAAACGCAAACTTCAAGACGCATCAGAACAAATAAAACTGTATGAAATTAACGCCACTCCTAAAGGCTGGTCCTGCCACTGGGACAGGTACGAATCTTCCCCAATTTTCACCTTTCACATCTCAAACATGACTTTGTGACATCACCACCTGACCTCGTGACCTCATCTGTCTGGAGACTGAACGCGGCGGCGGAAATGTAGTTGCTGGGGCAAAGTGAGCGCTTGGGCCTGCAGATCGGAGAAACTTATGTGATAGCGGTGTATGCGTAGTGTTCATGTGATAAGGAGGTCCCTATCGGACGGAGGTGCCGAGTGCACGGCTCTGGGAGGGCAATGGGGGGAAGCGCATGCGACAGCTCTGTGACCCTTACAGGATTTGGAAGCCTTTGTTTGCGTAACATCGGTGAAGTTTCCACAAGCTTCATGATGCCAAGTATCTCCGAAGATCAGGATTCTGTCTCTCGTCATGCAGGTCAgacaaattatttttttacatttgtcttttttattttgcttttattttactttttttgtattttctgcttatTGAAGATCTTTACTCTTTATCTTTCAGCTATAAGAAAATTAAATTCAATTACATAGTTTGTCTGAGCGGCGCCGTTAGAGGAGGTCACCTACATGAGCGTGACGTTCCCCGAGCGCTGCTCGCCTCTAATCTCCCCTCCCCATTGTACTCCGGAAATGATTATCAACTAAGACTTGCCCTTTTTGTATTGCTAACATGTCCCTGCCGTCCTCGTGGTAGGATGgagattttttttccccccttttctaTATGTTGGGTTCCCAACCCCTGTCCGCTGGATGCAGCCACAGGGGGAAGGGACCTAATGAAAGATTCGACTGCGCAGGAGGCGGAAACTTAAAATCTTTCTCTGTTTTTGTGATTCAGGGATCATAGACGTTATTTCTATGTTAATGAAATCTCAGGAGAGTCGCAGTGGGAGTTTCCCGATGTGGAAGAGGAGGAGTCGGCACCCAAAAATAAATCAGAAGCAGCTGCTAAAGTGGCTGAAAGGGACAAGATCCCTGGTGCCCCCGCTCTTCCTCCGGAGCCGCCAGCATCCGTGCCAGGTAACGTATTGGGGAATGTGTCGTCCCTATGGACATGGCGGCTGCCCGGAGACTCATTCGTTCTTTTTCCTATTGCTTTCCAGTTGCAGCTAATGTTCCAGTTTCTCATTACTGGGAGTTTGCGCAGCCGCCACCTCTCCCCCTGGAAGCCCCTCCGCCGCCGCCACCTCCTCCTGACTCGCCCCCTCCTCCGCCTCCTCCACCACCGCCCCCTTCTTCACCGCCCCCTACTCCCCCAATGGAGGACGGCGAGATAGAAGAGGTTGAAATGGAAGATGAAGACTGCGAGGAGCCTCCCGTCCCAGGAACAGAAGCTATGCTTGTGAAATGTGTGAATTCTGAGGTCCCGGCAGCTAAGGTGTGGGGGGCAACGGGGCTTAAAGGGGTGGTGCAAAATTAGAACAGGTCTTGTCAGACCAGTCTATGGGCTATGTTGGATATTGCAGGTAAGCCGCACGTTCAAGCGCCAGTATTATCTGTATTTTAGACGAAAGCAGAACCGTCTGCAAAAGGCACCAAGCGGAAAGCCGGCTCTGATGTGTTCGGAGAGCAGTCTGTGACTATCGGAAGCTGTCCGGTCCTCTACACGCAGCAGTCCGTCTCAGCAGGTCTGATGTTGGGAGTTTTACACTACGACTGTTTACTAATGTGCAATTTTcaattttaactttattttttcaatttacTGTCATTCCAGCTCCTGTTATGGCTGCCATGAGCATCCCCTCCAGTTACATGGGACTTCCACTACAAGTCCCATCTCCGGTTATGATGAGCAGCATAGACTATGCAATTCCAAGCGCCAATATGGTGCCCTCCATCCAGCATGCATTGCCACATACGACCATGTCCACGTCTACAGCTCCTGAGCAGCAGGTTGCAATACCGCACATCCAAGCCCCTGCAAGCAAACCCCCGCCCCTAGAGAAGCCAAAAAAGAGCAAAAAACTAAAGGTAACGCTCGATAATAAATAGAAgtcagacggggggggggggggggaaggggggcgcGGGTCCGTCGCTGTCATCAGGGAAAATGCATGACAAAGCGTAGCCATGGGTCTGACCTGGCTCATATGTAGGGGTCCTGCCTGGCCTGtttctatgtagcacatgttcagaagccgCAGCATGGGGAACATTATACAGCAGTCTAGCTGTGAATCCAGCCCTGGAGTTTGAGTTACCACAAAGCAGTAACATGGAGGACATTTATAaagaagtgtagctgtgaatcttcTCATGGGGTGAGATGACACAATTATTAGAAAGCATggcggacattatacagcagtattgaGAAGTGGAGCTGTGAGTCCAGCACTTGCGCGAGCAACAATACAAAGCTGCAGGACATTATACAGCGGCATTGAGCAGTGCAGCAGTGAGTCTTCAACTGTAGTGAGATAAAAGCAGCAACATGGAGGAAATTATACAGCAGCACTGGGCAGTGTAGATGTGTATCCAGATCAAAGGTAAGATCAGATACTGGAAACTGTAGCACAATCTGTGTCATGGCCTCTTTTTGTTCCTTTTAACtttaataggcagctgtaatctgataccTCATCTTTATACAAATTTTAGCAGTTTAAGAGTGAGGAGTTTAGGTGTCAGTGGATgatagaagtggctcataagtgaagaAAGAAGCTAGTTTTCATGATGAGATATTGCATAAAAATCTGTTGAGATGACAGTGACCATGTAACGCTCTCGCCCGAGAATCTGAGCTTTCGCTCTCCACAGGTGAAGAAGAGTAAGGTGAAGATGCCGTCTCTGGTGCAGAAGTGGCAGAACATTCAGAAGGAGCTGGATGAGGAAGAGAACTCCAGCTCCAGCGATGAAGATCGCAGCGTCCTGAACCAGAAACGTATTGACGAGTGGAAGCTACATCAGCTATCCAGGTATGTGAGCGCTGCGCCTGTGATCGGACCACGTCTTGGCACCGCTGGGGTCCGTGCACACAATCTTACAGCAGCAGATTACGGTTATTAGATGACGCAGCTACAGGCAATCATCTGATGGCGCCACAAACCCTGCGGCCGCCCGGCCATTTCTATAGAGTGACACTCCTGTAATAAGTCTCTGGTCCTGTATTATCAGCGTGATCTCTACATCCAGCTGCAATTTTACTATTTACTGTCTCGTTTCAGTGGTATGGCGGAGAAGAACGCCAACTTTGAAGTCCTCCCTGAAGATTGGCGGCAGAGATTAAAGAGGAGGAAAATGGCTTCCAGCACGACAACCTGACCACAACGTGGGATACTGCACAATGAAATCCACTTTTCTTTCCCTTCACTTCTAGGAATGTTGCTCGTTTCCTCAGATCATGCGTCCGATGCAATTTTTCACGAGCTCGGCTGCATTTTATCTTTGTCCAAGGCCAGgacttgcctcttttttttttttttttcccccccaccaccccccccccccccttccccgtggTGCACATTCCTTCCTAACGCTGTACCCTGAGGAGACCTGCAGCAGGAGCGTCTTCTTTTCTAACCTTACCATCCTGTGGCTCTAGAATTAGcaaaactacaaatcccagcatgcctTATGGCAGTCAGGACCTTTTGGGTTCTATAGTTCTCCTAGAGCCGCGCAGGCTGTATATCGCACTCGGTCTGTTCATGTACAGTAGAGATCAGACTCCTCCACAGGGAAAGCAGCAGCCGGACTGTGAGGCGGAGGGATAATCATGGCGGTGCGCCCCAATCATTGAGGTTACGCAGCCCGTCTTCTACATGCAGAAGCGGCATCCGAGGAGCGCTGCTCCAGATGTAACGCTGCCCTCCGGTCGCCCTGTGATCTTGCTGCTTTCTGTGTGAAGGCGTCTGGTCTGTGGATTCCCATGGGGAGGTATTTATATGAAAGGTGTTCAGTTTCCGTTCTGTCTCCTGCACCAGCTGTAAATACGTGTACATTAGTCTGGATGGACGACCTGGGTTTTAACGTCTTCAGATTATTTTTCCCCACTGTTCTCTGTAAATGCTGTAAATATTAATAAAACGCATTTTTACTTGAAAAACTAAAATCTGTCTTGTGTTTTAACCTTCGAAGTGGAGCTTAAGATGGGACCTGTGATTAATCCGAACGCCGCCAGGTATGAGCAGGCTTGGCGACTACAGCTGGCCGGTGACCTGAAGGGTCCGGCGTGGCACTAGGCCGACTTCACACCCCGCCTGGGGCCGGTCACTGAGCGGTGGGGATGACCTCATGAGACAAGCGCATGATAGTGCAGTAACGCCCCTGTTCACTTGTGTGGGGTCATAACATTCTCAGCACCGCTCTACTCCAATGCCGGGGTGAGTGGCACCATATAAGCCCTTAAACTCCGGGGGTCCATAGCCATGTTGCACGCTTGCTCAGGGTCACTATGATTTGCAGTTTAATAGCCATGTGATTTTACATTGAATAAAACGATGCCACGTGAGATGACAGCCTGTGGCTCACAACTGGAACAGATGAACAGAAACTAACCAAGACGCCAACTGCCTGTGCCACGTCCATTCTGAGACAGAAGTCAGCGAGGAGACGAGAAGCATTCGGTCCGGTCCCCGGGACACGCTGGAGAAACGTCTGCGATCTCACCCTGTAGTTCCTGCAATTGTTCTCCTAACAGAAGCCATGACTGCAGCAAACCACGCGTACACATCATTGCTGCGCCATCACTTCCCTGTGTGATCACCGCTCGGTGCGCACAGCTTCTCGGGATCCTTATTCTGGCGTCTCGGTGACATAAATCCAGTATATTTGCACATAATGAAGGAAACACGTCACGACGCACAGTCAGCCTCATTCTGTGACGTGATGGAGTTTATTGGCGGAGCACAAACAGGATGACCTATATCCGCAGCAGGATGACGCGCCGGTTGCTGCTCCTGTGGTTAATTCTGCACAGGATCAGTCCGTTCTTGCTGACGCCAAGATCTGTTTCTACATCAGGAGTGTGTGATACAGGCGTCATCCCGATGGCTGCGGAAACAAAAATAACCCTGATAAAAGGCTCCGATGTTGGAGCAGGAACTTCACGTCTAAGCGTTTATCTGCTCCGCGGAGAAACAATCCCTATTCTGTCACAATATGGCATCTACACTGCAGCAATGGTTCTGCAAATCCACCCACTTCtcttcacttaaaggggttgtccagacctAGAGAAACATGGCTTCTCTTTCAGACATAGGCCCACTGactattgcagctcagctctaGTCACTTCAATGGGGCTGTAATGGTCAGGGGCGACGCTGGTTCTGAAATAGAGCTGACATGTTTTTCTAATCTTAGAGAATGTCTTTAAGCTTGTTttctgtgggatgagttgtacttttgaatgacatcatggcTTTTACCTTATAGTGTActgggaaaataggaaaaaaattccaagtgttggtgaaattgcaaataaaagtgcaagtccaccattttttttatttaccatgttcattatatggtaaaactggccttccattatgattctctggGTCCGCACGAGGAcgcagacaccaaatatgtctagtttatttttcatttaagtggtaaaaagaaAATTCATAAATTTGTAAAGAAAAAGTTTGCTTTTGTCacttcaccattttctgagacttgtAAGGTTCTGATTCTTTTGTCGTCTGGGGATAattgagggctttttttttcttttttctcgagctcctcattcaagtgaatgaggtccgggtcctattctggtacccgaactttAACTGTTCGGCCAGACCAGAACAATcaggggtctgcccatctctagtAATGGCTGCTCCACCGCAGTTTTGTACTACATGGCTCCTTTTACCTTGGATACCGCGGAGTCCTCTGAGGCCGTCGTGGTGAAGGAGGTGAAGGACTCCGACTTCCTTACTTTTGGCAATGACCTGACGGAGTCTGACATTTCCTTCTTTGGCTTTGACAGAAAGTTATTCAAATAGTCTGCAAATATGGAGAAAGGTGACGTTAGGTTCCATGGGGTGACTGGGATCCATCTCAGCACACATGATCTGGGGACTGGCCCACATTCTTCCACCATGTGCCTCAAGGATTTTTCTCGCAGACCCTTGCAAGACACAAAAATAGTGACATTCCTACAGCTGTGGCCTGCCATGCGCCATGTCTGTAGGAATGGTCTCTTAAGCTCTGTTCACACTGGCAGACCTGCAGGGTCAGGTGCCTGATGGACGACTGTCCTCACATGTGGTGGGATAATGTGCCATCTTCAGTCACCTGTG from Ranitomeya imitator isolate aRanImi1 chromosome 9, aRanImi1.pri, whole genome shotgun sequence encodes:
- the FNBP4 gene encoding formin-binding protein 4 isoform X2; translation: MGKKTRAASGRRPILQLSPPGPRAAVVRDEAGSGSDEDAVSQKGLVPPAAVMVTEAQAAVVKPTGGLCLLGAYTDSDDEDGDTTDKPVSVPSTKGNSSADIDSTLANFMAEIDAITAPDGSSVSTSAVPPPTPPKPDPKDSHGSTSAAHNGSGPSASGDLWHYDTQCSLAGVGVDMGDWQEVWDENTGCYYYWNTESNEVTWELPPSLASQVQGVQGHGSSIEAPAISAAVTTDSLPDVKDEAASVPAVSGAVSAPVLLKREAKKEVNEAVQALSNKEEEKLGVAASLLAPLLPDDVKEEEERWRKKVICKEYLVEAASEDEEDMATACTDGEPAADNQAQDDICSTVQSGESEEETEEQDTLELERVLERKRAELRALEEGDVSVSGSSPRSDFSQTDEAQKAKPPISKWKVFVPVASPSSSRSSSKTGRDTPETEMGAEAAECPPPAKEPEGESVKTKPKLEEEEEDLKFQIGELANNLISKLEFLGINRQNVSNFHVLLFQTETRISDWREGALSGSYLKRKLQDASEQIKLYEINATPKGWSCHWDRDHRRYFYVNEISGESQWEFPDVEEEESAPKNKSEAAAKVAERDKIPGAPALPPEPPASVPVAANVPVSHYWEFAQPPPLPLEAPPPPPPPPDSPPPPPPPPPPPSSPPPTPPMEDGEIEEVEMEDEDCEEPPVPGTEAMLVKCVNSEVPAAKTKAEPSAKGTKRKAGSDVFGEQSVTIGSCPVLYTQQSVSAAPVMAAMSIPSSYMGLPLQVPSPVMMSSIDYAIPSANMVPSIQHALPHTTMSTSTAPEQQVAIPHIQAPASKPPPLEKPKKSKKLKVKKSKVKMPSLVQKWQNIQKELDEEENSSSSDEDRSVLNQKRIDEWKLHQLSSGMAEKNANFEVLPEDWRQRLKRRKMASSTTT
- the FNBP4 gene encoding formin-binding protein 4 isoform X1, which produces MGKKTRAASGRRPILQLSPPGPRAAVVRDEAGSGSDAEDAVSQKGLVPPAAVMVTEAQAAVVKPTGGLCLLGAYTDSDDEDGDTTDKPVSVPSTKGNSSADIDSTLANFMAEIDAITAPDGSSVSTSAVPPPTPPKPDPKDSHGSTSAAHNGSGPSASGDLWHYDTQCSLAGVGVDMGDWQEVWDENTGCYYYWNTESNEVTWELPPSLASQVQGVQGHGSSIEAPAISAAVTTDSLPDVKDEAASVPAVSGAVSAPVLLKREAKKEVNEAVQALSNKEEEKLGVAASLLAPLLPDDVKEEEERWRKKVICKEYLVEAASEDEEDMATACTDGEPAADNQAQDDICSTVQSGESEEETEEQDTLELERVLERKRAELRALEEGDVSVSGSSPRSDFSQTDEAQKAKPPISKWKVFVPVASPSSSRSSSKTGRDTPETEMGAEAAECPPPAKEPEGESVKTKPKLEEEEEDLKFQIGELANNLISKLEFLGINRQNVSNFHVLLFQTETRISDWREGALSGSYLKRKLQDASEQIKLYEINATPKGWSCHWDRDHRRYFYVNEISGESQWEFPDVEEEESAPKNKSEAAAKVAERDKIPGAPALPPEPPASVPVAANVPVSHYWEFAQPPPLPLEAPPPPPPPPDSPPPPPPPPPPPSSPPPTPPMEDGEIEEVEMEDEDCEEPPVPGTEAMLVKCVNSEVPAAKTKAEPSAKGTKRKAGSDVFGEQSVTIGSCPVLYTQQSVSAAPVMAAMSIPSSYMGLPLQVPSPVMMSSIDYAIPSANMVPSIQHALPHTTMSTSTAPEQQVAIPHIQAPASKPPPLEKPKKSKKLKVKKSKVKMPSLVQKWQNIQKELDEEENSSSSDEDRSVLNQKRIDEWKLHQLSSGMAEKNANFEVLPEDWRQRLKRRKMASSTTT